A window of Pseudoalteromonas sp. MEBiC 03607 genomic DNA:
TACTTCAACTTCTTCAGCCCTTGCTCATCATCGCAATGCTAATGTGCCTTGGCAAATTGCCCCTTGGGTGATGACTGGGGTTGGGCTTGGCGCATTGATCAGTGGCTTTGCAGCAAGCTTTATTCCTGAACAATTATTACGTTTTGTATTTGCTGGCAGCGTGGTGTTTATTGCGCTCAGAATGGTGTTATCAACCCGAGCTAAAGCGGCTAGTGAAAAACCATTACCTTCAGGCCCCATTTTAGGCTTTTTATGTGCCATAATGGGGGCTTTATCAGGACTTATTGGTATTGGTGGTGGTGCTTTAATTGTGCCGTTACTGCATTATTTTTCTGTTGATATAAAAAAGGCCATTGGTTGTGCTGCTGCATGTGGTATTGTCATTGCGCTGTTTGGTTCAGTGGGTTACGTCTCTGCTGGATGGCAATTAACATCATTCAGTGATGGATTTGCTGGGTTTGTATATTTACCTGCTTTAGTGGGGATTGTGGTTACCTCGTCGCTGATTGCACCAATAGGTGCTAAAGCAACGCATTACTTGCCAGTGGCAACAATAAAAAAAGTATTTGCGCTCTTACTTGTCATAATTGCGCTTAAAATGGTGTTCAGTTAAAGGTTTTTATTTATATGGCTCTTCAATTTCCAGATATCGATCCGGTTATTTTTTCGGTAGGTCCGCTCAGCGTACGTTGGTACGGTTTAATGTATTTAATTGGTTTTGCTTTGGCTATGTGGCTTGCTAATCGCCAAGCAGAAAAACCAAACTCAGGTTGGACAAAAGAACAAGTAAGTGACCTGCTATTTTA
This region includes:
- a CDS encoding sulfite exporter TauE/SafE family protein, with translation MHDVILLMVYCAILGSVVGFLAGLLGIGGGLIIVPVLSALLVSFNVADPSHVLVIAIATSLASIIFTSTSSALAHHRNANVPWQIAPWVMTGVGLGALISGFAASFIPEQLLRFVFAGSVVFIALRMVLSTRAKAASEKPLPSGPILGFLCAIMGALSGLIGIGGGALIVPLLHYFSVDIKKAIGCAAACGIVIALFGSVGYVSAGWQLTSFSDGFAGFVYLPALVGIVVTSSLIAPIGAKATHYLPVATIKKVFALLLVIIALKMVFS